One Fibrobacter sp. UWB5 DNA segment encodes these proteins:
- a CDS encoding GH36-type glycosyl hydrolase domain-containing protein, translated as MATKQTKKSAPKAKKVAAKTAAKYGYFDDAKKEYVLTTPATPIKWCNYVGTLNFGGIVDTTGGTLVCKGDPALNRITKYIAQMPCSDFKASTIYIRVKNAKGYTVFSPFVVPTLTKMKKWECHVGLSYMRWIAECEGLRTQVTIFVPTGSNTLLQDIQVTNISGAAKEVDIIPVYEFSHFEAEKQLTNADWVPQTMTLKGHWEKDGHVVLEQYAYMKRDFAVNYVTANCKVGSFDGDRRVFLGANEMGSWAAPLSLANKELSNSECDRGDNIAALMIHAGKIAAGKTFRTCTQLGQEQSLKVASKAIAKYRDLKNVDKAFDELAKFWEKYLSTIQVQTPDAAFNSMVNVHNPRQCHTTKNWSRYLSLYQLGYGTSRGIGYRDSSQDLMGVMSHMPEEALELALNLLSVQRPEGNAMHQYAPLALAEDNGNEANAGDSREKKGVLDENGNPAYADWYGDDHLWIVLTIANYLKETGKMDLLKKEVPFYEAGKKRAQREKGTVLEHLKRSLNFTRTHLGKHGLPLLGFADWNDCMNLPLGAESSFNTGLYAKALLEMMDICEALGDKKSVEMYKGWYEDVKKAFNDSAWDGKWWVRWFDKQGNAYGTNKAKYGKIYCNSQSWSVISGIATGDRAVQGMDSLNKLLNTANGVKSSTPGYRGFDPNVGGISTYPPGAKENGGIFLHTNPWVMIAETILGRGDKAFQYYSQINPAAKNTKLDEFESEPYCYPQNILGDEHKQFGMGRNAWLSGTSSWTYQAATQFIIGVRASFKGLIVNPCIPSSWDGFKVTRKFRGATYEIEVKNPKHVCKGVAEMIVDGKKIDADVAPIFTKGTHKVVVTLG; from the coding sequence ATGGCTACAAAACAGACCAAGAAGAGCGCCCCGAAGGCCAAGAAGGTTGCAGCTAAGACTGCTGCAAAGTACGGCTACTTTGATGACGCCAAGAAAGAATACGTGCTTACCACGCCGGCAACCCCGATCAAGTGGTGCAACTACGTTGGTACTTTGAACTTTGGTGGTATCGTCGATACTACTGGCGGTACCCTCGTTTGCAAGGGCGACCCGGCCCTGAACCGTATCACCAAGTACATCGCCCAGATGCCTTGCTCTGACTTTAAGGCCAGCACCATTTATATCCGCGTGAAGAACGCCAAGGGTTACACCGTGTTCTCTCCGTTCGTGGTTCCGACTCTCACCAAGATGAAGAAGTGGGAATGCCACGTGGGTCTGTCCTACATGCGTTGGATTGCCGAATGCGAAGGCCTCCGCACGCAGGTGACGATTTTCGTTCCGACCGGATCCAACACTCTCCTCCAGGACATCCAGGTGACCAACATCTCCGGTGCCGCCAAGGAAGTGGACATTATCCCGGTTTATGAATTCAGCCACTTCGAAGCTGAAAAGCAGCTCACCAACGCCGACTGGGTTCCGCAGACCATGACCCTCAAGGGTCACTGGGAAAAGGACGGCCACGTGGTGCTCGAACAGTACGCTTACATGAAGCGTGACTTCGCCGTGAACTACGTGACTGCTAACTGCAAGGTCGGTAGCTTCGATGGCGACCGTCGCGTGTTCCTCGGTGCAAACGAAATGGGCTCCTGGGCCGCTCCGCTCAGCCTCGCCAACAAAGAACTTTCCAACAGCGAATGCGACCGTGGCGACAACATTGCCGCTCTCATGATCCACGCTGGCAAGATTGCCGCCGGCAAGACCTTCCGCACCTGCACCCAGCTCGGTCAGGAACAGAGCCTGAAGGTTGCCTCCAAGGCAATCGCCAAGTACCGCGACTTGAAGAACGTCGACAAGGCTTTCGACGAACTCGCCAAGTTCTGGGAAAAGTACCTCTCTACGATCCAGGTGCAGACTCCGGATGCAGCGTTCAACTCCATGGTGAACGTGCACAACCCGCGTCAGTGCCACACTACCAAGAACTGGAGCCGCTACCTGTCCCTGTATCAGCTGGGCTACGGCACCAGCCGCGGTATCGGTTACCGTGACTCCAGCCAGGACTTGATGGGCGTGATGAGCCACATGCCGGAAGAAGCATTGGAACTCGCCTTGAACCTGCTCTCTGTGCAGCGTCCGGAAGGTAACGCCATGCACCAGTACGCTCCGCTTGCCCTTGCCGAAGACAACGGCAACGAAGCTAACGCCGGTGACTCTCGCGAAAAGAAGGGTGTGCTCGATGAAAACGGCAACCCGGCTTACGCTGACTGGTATGGTGACGACCACCTGTGGATCGTTCTCACTATTGCCAACTACCTCAAGGAAACCGGCAAGATGGACCTCCTCAAGAAGGAAGTTCCGTTCTACGAAGCCGGCAAGAAGCGCGCTCAGCGTGAAAAGGGCACTGTGCTCGAACACCTCAAGCGCTCCCTCAACTTTACCCGTACTCACCTCGGTAAGCACGGTTTGCCGCTCCTCGGCTTTGCCGACTGGAACGATTGCATGAACCTCCCGCTCGGTGCAGAATCCTCCTTCAACACGGGCCTGTATGCTAAGGCTCTCCTTGAAATGATGGACATCTGTGAAGCTCTCGGCGACAAGAAGTCTGTCGAAATGTACAAGGGCTGGTACGAAGACGTGAAGAAGGCCTTCAATGACAGCGCTTGGGACGGCAAGTGGTGGGTCCGCTGGTTCGACAAGCAGGGCAACGCCTACGGCACCAACAAGGCCAAGTACGGCAAGATTTACTGCAACAGCCAGTCCTGGTCTGTGATTTCTGGCATTGCTACTGGTGACCGCGCAGTACAGGGCATGGACAGCCTGAACAAGCTCCTCAACACCGCCAACGGCGTGAAAAGCTCTACTCCGGGCTACCGCGGCTTCGACCCGAACGTGGGTGGCATCTCCACCTATCCTCCTGGAGCCAAGGAAAACGGCGGTATCTTCCTCCACACCAACCCGTGGGTGATGATTGCCGAAACGATTCTCGGCCGTGGCGACAAGGCCTTCCAGTATTACAGCCAAATTAATCCGGCTGCCAAGAACACCAAGCTCGACGAGTTCGAATCTGAACCGTATTGCTATCCGCAGAACATCCTCGGTGACGAACACAAGCAGTTCGGTATGGGCCGTAACGCATGGCTCTCCGGTACCAGCTCCTGGACCTACCAGGCTGCAACGCAGTTCATCATCGGTGT
- a CDS encoding PadR family transcriptional regulator: MNRYDLVLLGLILEKERSGYDIITEVRNRELDRWANLSTSTVYNRLATLEKHGDIAGRSERDGNRPERVVFSITEKGRETLRKEVLKHLTGFNDDPRTLGFAFLFGAEQKELIRTLEAHERRLVKEVERLEQMIADEPRPTLFAEGPFLNCMSRDHILVELKYVRAAIGILRDPVRNKKLDGYFYINFGNRDFVNKKD, from the coding sequence ATGAATCGTTATGACTTGGTACTTCTGGGCCTGATCCTGGAAAAGGAACGCAGTGGTTACGACATCATTACCGAGGTTCGCAACCGCGAACTGGACCGCTGGGCAAACCTCAGCACGTCGACCGTTTACAACAGGCTTGCGACACTCGAAAAGCATGGTGACATTGCTGGCCGTAGCGAACGCGATGGTAACCGCCCTGAGCGCGTGGTTTTCTCGATTACTGAAAAAGGTCGAGAAACTTTGCGCAAGGAAGTGCTAAAGCATTTGACCGGCTTTAACGATGATCCGAGAACGCTCGGTTTTGCCTTCCTTTTCGGTGCCGAACAAAAGGAATTGATTCGTACTCTTGAAGCGCATGAACGCCGACTGGTGAAAGAGGTTGAACGCTTGGAACAGATGATTGCCGATGAACCGCGCCCGACCCTTTTTGCCGAAGGCCCGTTCCTCAATTGCATGAGCCGTGACCACATTCTGGTGGAACTCAAGTACGTGCGCGCCGCTATTGGAATCTTGCGCGATCCGGTACGCAACAAGAAACTGGATGGATATTTCTACATCAACTTTGGAAATCGCGATTTTGTGAATAAGAAGGACTAG